From Zavarzinella sp., one genomic window encodes:
- a CDS encoding sugar phosphate isomerase/epimerase — MKNLSRRQFHHAVLASTSFAALPTLTSAAPGWQPRYLLPSCMYGYAPLAEILPETAKIGAVGLDIWPKVHGNQREQLDEMGVEKFQALLKHHQVKLECITQYKLGPFGLTNEMKLAKELGCRTIVTGGAGPKDLTGDKLKSAIKDFLGKMAPHLKQAEDLGITIAIENHGNNLIFSPDSIRWLAELSPSKNLAIALAPYHLPQEEKLLVQIIRDLGPRVAMFYAWQYGNGCMKKMPKDQELQQMPGRGKLDFGPIVAELANNRYLGWVEIFMHPTPRGLPILDTTKEVTAEINLARNYLQKLIPT; from the coding sequence ATGAAAAATCTCTCACGAAGACAGTTTCACCACGCGGTGTTGGCCTCAACATCATTCGCTGCACTACCGACATTGACAAGTGCGGCACCGGGCTGGCAGCCACGCTATTTGCTGCCCAGTTGCATGTACGGGTACGCACCGCTGGCAGAAATATTGCCAGAAACAGCCAAAATCGGTGCGGTGGGACTGGATATCTGGCCCAAAGTGCATGGCAATCAACGTGAACAACTGGATGAAATGGGGGTGGAGAAATTTCAGGCGTTGCTGAAGCACCACCAGGTGAAACTCGAATGTATTACCCAGTACAAGCTGGGACCGTTTGGACTGACCAACGAGATGAAACTTGCCAAAGAATTGGGTTGTCGCACGATTGTCACGGGGGGTGCGGGCCCCAAAGATCTGACTGGCGACAAGTTGAAATCGGCCATTAAGGACTTTCTGGGCAAAATGGCACCCCACCTGAAACAGGCCGAAGACCTGGGCATCACCATCGCGATTGAAAATCATGGCAATAATCTCATTTTCAGTCCCGATTCGATTCGCTGGCTGGCAGAATTATCGCCCAGCAAGAATCTGGCGATTGCTCTCGCACCTTATCATCTGCCACAGGAAGAAAAATTACTGGTGCAGATCATTCGTGATTTAGGCCCACGGGTGGCAATGTTTTACGCCTGGCAGTATGGGAATGGGTGCATGAAAAAGATGCCCAAAGATCAGGAACTGCAGCAAATGCCTGGGCGTGGCAAGCTGGATTTCGGCCCAATCGTTGCGGAACTGGCCAACAATCGCTACTTGGGGTGGGTAGAAATCTTTATGCACCCCACCCCACGTGGGTTGCCAATTCTGGATACAACGAAAGAAGTAACCGCCGAAATCAATCTGGCCCGTAACTACTTACAGAAATTGATTCCCACCTGA
- a CDS encoding PQQ-binding-like beta-propeller repeat protein has protein sequence MRFLICLMLAVAGTTAYGADPATGDWPGWRGSDRTGLSKEKGILKEWPEAGPKQLWQIKGLGTGYSTPSVSNGKIFVMGSKPTEAPPAEQGGKKNRGGSGKEFIFALNEKDGSVAWEVEVGVTAGGYPGPRSTPTIDNGVAYAISSNGILAAVAIDTGKIKYTVDFKKDFKGNSGGWAYTESPLIDGDLLICTPGATDATIVALKKADGSVVWKASTKDLVGMKRSYGTAGYSSPIVATIAGEKQYVQFVSGGVIGVSAADGKVRWHYDSPANGTANCSTPIVRENFVFAASAYGTGGGQALISKTGDDYKADEKYFIKKFQNHHGGVVLVGDYLYGTTGGSLICVDFKTGEVKWDERSVGKGSVVYVDGHLIVRGENGGIALVEANPAEYVEKGKFNQPERSSQKAWPHPVVANGKLYIRDWDILQCYDITKK, from the coding sequence ATGCGTTTTCTGATTTGTCTGATGCTGGCAGTTGCAGGCACCACCGCATACGGTGCGGATCCTGCCACAGGCGACTGGCCGGGCTGGCGTGGCTCTGACCGGACTGGTTTGTCGAAAGAAAAAGGGATTCTGAAAGAATGGCCCGAAGCAGGCCCGAAGCAACTCTGGCAAATCAAGGGGCTGGGCACGGGCTACTCCACCCCATCGGTCAGCAATGGCAAGATCTTTGTGATGGGCTCCAAACCAACCGAAGCCCCACCTGCAGAACAGGGTGGCAAAAAAAATCGCGGCGGCAGTGGCAAAGAATTTATCTTCGCACTAAATGAAAAAGATGGTTCTGTGGCTTGGGAAGTGGAAGTCGGCGTTACCGCTGGTGGCTACCCTGGCCCACGTTCCACACCCACCATCGACAATGGTGTGGCTTATGCCATCAGTTCCAATGGCATTCTGGCAGCAGTGGCCATTGATACCGGCAAAATCAAATACACCGTGGACTTTAAGAAAGATTTCAAAGGCAATTCCGGTGGCTGGGCTTATACGGAATCGCCCCTGATTGATGGCGATCTGCTGATTTGCACCCCAGGTGCCACTGATGCAACCATTGTTGCTTTGAAGAAAGCTGATGGCTCGGTGGTCTGGAAGGCTTCCACCAAAGACCTGGTGGGAATGAAACGCAGCTACGGCACCGCGGGTTATTCATCACCCATTGTCGCCACTATCGCTGGCGAAAAACAATACGTGCAATTCGTTTCTGGTGGGGTGATTGGTGTATCTGCAGCCGATGGCAAAGTTCGCTGGCACTACGATAGCCCTGCGAATGGTACCGCCAACTGCTCCACGCCGATCGTGCGGGAAAACTTCGTGTTTGCCGCATCGGCTTATGGTACCGGTGGTGGTCAGGCACTGATCAGCAAAACGGGCGATGACTACAAAGCAGATGAGAAATATTTCATTAAAAAGTTCCAAAACCACCACGGTGGCGTGGTGCTGGTGGGTGACTATCTTTACGGAACTACCGGTGGCAGCTTGATTTGCGTCGATTTCAAAACGGGTGAAGTTAAATGGGATGAACGCTCCGTTGGGAAAGGTTCTGTAGTTTACGTGGACGGCCACCTGATTGTCCGTGGCGAAAACGGAGGCATTGCCCTTGTGGAAGCCAACCCCGCAGAATATGTGGAAAAAGGGAAGTTCAACCAACCGGAACGCAGTTCCCAGAAAGCCTGGCCCCACCCTGTGGTGGCCAATGGCAAACTGTATATCCGCGACTGGGATATCCTGCAGTGTTACGATATTACCAAGAAATAA
- a CDS encoding ATP-binding protein, with amino-acid sequence MMTESDTSTRDSATWDDSTGYLFQMVIQSMSEIVFVKDLHGHYLTCNQAFEDFFGVRKQQLVGKRTSDLFQESAEEFAFQDEQVARTGKKLTVTKIHQVGTDQVLLETNLTPVYDTNKQIVGIMGVGRDITKRQQEWTWATRSERMDAITGLTSELAHEFNNTFMAVKSTLWEQLQRSALPQDTVSDIEKCLQALVKSAELTKKLIGYAQRSPTAFAITHFNHLVQKVLIAERPKLSDQLVIRSDFSKSLWEISGSENSLMNVVTQLLHNSVEAMPKGGVIQISTENVVLRAQDVAQTPNRRTGMYIRFRITDQGSGIAEEIQPRLFEPFVTTKTPGSGAGLGLAMVYGIVQQHNGWVEFQTKPGAGTTFDLYLPKTYVPTQLEEQKQPPVSRKSTSNLRILLVEDDDIIRNLAKTILQRAGHHVEMAVNGAEAVEFYRMNHTEIDLVVLDMTMPIMGGAEAVRNMRRINPKVQVLITTGYSFEEIDEESEGNIIGYMHKPYTPPDLVERIKEYYHV; translated from the coding sequence ATGATGACCGAATCTGATACGTCGACACGCGACTCAGCTACCTGGGACGATAGCACGGGCTATCTGTTCCAGATGGTCATCCAATCGATGTCTGAAATCGTTTTTGTTAAAGATCTGCATGGGCATTATTTAACCTGTAACCAAGCATTCGAAGATTTTTTTGGCGTTCGCAAGCAACAATTGGTTGGTAAACGGACGTCAGACCTTTTTCAGGAATCGGCAGAGGAATTTGCCTTTCAGGACGAGCAGGTTGCTCGCACCGGCAAAAAACTGACGGTGACGAAGATCCATCAGGTGGGCACAGATCAAGTTCTTCTTGAAACGAATCTGACACCGGTATACGACACGAACAAGCAGATTGTCGGCATCATGGGCGTGGGACGGGATATTACGAAACGCCAGCAGGAATGGACTTGGGCCACAAGATCCGAACGAATGGATGCGATTACCGGGCTGACCAGCGAGTTAGCCCACGAATTTAACAATACCTTCATGGCTGTCAAATCCACGCTGTGGGAGCAATTGCAGAGAAGTGCCTTACCACAGGATACGGTGTCAGATATCGAGAAATGCTTGCAAGCGTTAGTAAAATCGGCCGAGTTGACCAAAAAGCTGATCGGGTACGCCCAACGATCACCAACAGCCTTCGCAATCACCCATTTTAATCATCTTGTCCAGAAAGTATTGATTGCTGAGCGGCCGAAATTATCAGATCAACTAGTCATTCGGTCAGATTTCAGCAAAAGCCTGTGGGAGATTTCCGGTTCGGAAAACTCTTTAATGAATGTGGTTACCCAGTTGCTTCATAATTCTGTTGAAGCGATGCCAAAAGGTGGAGTAATTCAGATATCGACCGAAAACGTAGTATTGCGTGCTCAGGATGTGGCGCAAACACCAAATCGACGCACTGGCATGTACATTCGTTTTCGGATTACCGATCAAGGCAGCGGAATCGCGGAAGAAATCCAACCTCGCCTCTTTGAACCATTTGTCACCACCAAGACACCTGGCAGTGGGGCTGGCCTCGGTCTGGCGATGGTGTACGGGATTGTCCAACAACATAATGGCTGGGTTGAATTTCAAACAAAGCCTGGGGCGGGCACCACTTTTGACCTCTACCTGCCGAAAACGTATGTTCCCACCCAACTGGAAGAGCAAAAACAGCCACCCGTATCTCGAAAATCTACCAGCAACTTAAGAATTCTGCTTGTGGAAGATGATGACATCATTCGCAATCTTGCCAAAACCATTCTCCAAAGGGCTGGCCACCACGTTGAAATGGCGGTTAATGGTGCGGAAGCGGTCGAATTCTACCGAATGAACCACACCGAGATCGATTTAGTGGTGCTGGATATGACGATGCCCATCATGGGCGGTGCGGAGGCAGTCCGCAACATGCGTCGAATCAACCCGAAGGTTCAGGTATTGATCACAACCGGGTATTCCTTTGAAGAGATTGATGAAGAATCGGAAGGGAACATCATCGGCTACATGCACAAACCGTATACCCCACCTGATCTGGTTGAACGGATCAAAGAATACTACCACGTCTGA
- the pheS gene encoding phenylalanine--tRNA ligase subunit alpha: MDDSSALSALLELERVASSELTDTCDESSLRQWHTRYFGDKGMVNSQLREVSKLPADQRKAFGMEGNRVKTALLERYEAALAQAKEATLLASLNETPLDVTLPGRSSTTGNLHVATQMMRTIQQIFADMGFQIFRTREIESDENNFELLNMPAHHPARDMWDTFHTTQPGVLLRTHTSPGQIHAMRQHAPNPIRVILPGMCYRNEAISTRSEIQFEQVEGLVIGPAVTMTELIGTITAFARRLFGQERQIRIRSSYFPFTEPSIEVDIDWPKEDPNADRLTKGTGWLEIMGAGMVHPTVLKNGGYDPDVVSGFAFGLGPQRITMLKHAIDDIREFWKNDLRFLGQF; this comes from the coding sequence ATGGACGATTCTTCCGCACTTTCGGCATTATTGGAACTCGAACGCGTCGCAAGTTCTGAATTGACAGATACTTGCGACGAAAGCTCCCTCCGGCAGTGGCACACCAGGTACTTCGGCGACAAAGGGATGGTTAACTCCCAACTGCGGGAAGTTTCCAAGTTGCCTGCTGACCAGCGAAAAGCGTTTGGGATGGAAGGTAATCGCGTTAAAACTGCCCTGTTGGAACGGTACGAAGCCGCACTGGCACAAGCGAAAGAGGCGACTCTGCTGGCCAGTCTGAATGAAACGCCATTGGATGTGACGTTGCCTGGTCGGTCCAGCACCACTGGGAATCTGCACGTCGCCACCCAGATGATGCGGACGATTCAGCAGATTTTCGCCGACATGGGCTTTCAGATCTTTCGCACGCGGGAGATTGAAAGCGACGAAAATAACTTTGAATTACTGAATATGCCTGCACACCACCCCGCACGGGATATGTGGGACACCTTCCACACTACCCAACCCGGGGTGCTGCTGCGGACCCATACCTCGCCCGGTCAGATTCATGCGATGCGGCAACATGCACCGAACCCGATCCGTGTGATTTTACCTGGGATGTGTTACCGCAACGAAGCGATCAGCACCCGTAGCGAAATTCAGTTTGAACAGGTGGAAGGACTGGTGATCGGCCCCGCAGTCACGATGACGGAACTGATTGGCACAATTACAGCATTTGCCCGCCGACTGTTTGGTCAGGAACGGCAGATTCGGATTCGTTCGAGCTATTTCCCCTTCACAGAACCCAGTATCGAAGTTGATATCGACTGGCCGAAAGAAGATCCCAACGCCGACCGACTGACCAAAGGCACAGGCTGGCTGGAAATTATGGGTGCGGGCATGGTACACCCCACCGTGCTGAAAAATGGTGGGTATGATCCAGATGTGGTGAGCGGCTTTGCTTTCGGCCTTGGCCCACAGCGGATTACCATGTTGAAGCACGCCATTGACGACATTCGCGAATTCTGGAAGAATGATCTGCGATTCCTTGGTCAATTTTAA
- a CDS encoding c-type cytochrome: protein MNTMKGRLQPWIVAILLQFSLFMSVNGQESVERGRKALTETAFIPASWTTNAYENLWKRWPGVTSKPENYVLEIEKRYGLPTAPYENDQLPMGLRAGKIFFAKGIAIDCMICHGGSLFSKSYVGLGNTSIDLQGLFEDLSISDGRSGKLPFQFGNVRGTTEAFALAVYLISFRDAELKVTSKSKNLGLHDDMCLDPPAWWLLKKKSTMYCDGGMDARSIRSKMQFMMSPLTSRKEFDRHEAAFKDIHEFLMSMEAPKYPKPINEKLAASGNELFSQNCASCHGTYGAGGKYPNKIVPLEKIGTDPHRHRGLEDRYRQHYNETWFAKESPTAFPAIKTVGYQAPPLDGIWATAPYFHNGSVPTLMDVLDSTQRPKRYTRTFQTREEDYDFMKVGWKTTPVGPEKPATPRATRQIYDTSLPGRSNQGHTFGDHLTEQERLAVIEYLKTL from the coding sequence ATGAACACCATGAAAGGCCGCTTACAGCCATGGATCGTGGCAATTTTACTACAATTTTCCCTGTTCATGAGCGTGAATGGGCAGGAATCTGTCGAACGTGGGCGAAAAGCACTGACAGAAACGGCATTTATCCCCGCATCGTGGACCACGAACGCTTATGAAAATCTGTGGAAACGCTGGCCAGGGGTAACATCAAAGCCGGAGAACTATGTCCTGGAAATTGAAAAGCGGTACGGTTTGCCCACCGCACCTTATGAGAACGATCAATTGCCGATGGGTCTGCGGGCGGGAAAAATCTTTTTTGCCAAAGGGATTGCGATTGACTGCATGATCTGCCACGGTGGGTCGTTGTTTAGCAAAAGTTATGTCGGCCTGGGAAACACCAGTATCGATCTGCAGGGACTGTTTGAAGATTTGAGCATCAGCGATGGTCGCTCGGGTAAGCTGCCTTTTCAGTTTGGCAATGTACGTGGCACCACAGAAGCATTTGCACTGGCGGTGTACCTGATTTCATTTCGCGACGCAGAATTAAAGGTGACCAGCAAATCCAAAAACCTGGGTCTGCATGATGATATGTGCCTCGACCCACCTGCGTGGTGGCTGTTGAAGAAAAAGAGCACCATGTATTGCGACGGTGGGATGGATGCTCGTTCCATCCGGTCCAAAATGCAGTTTATGATGTCCCCACTGACCAGTCGCAAGGAGTTTGATCGCCACGAAGCAGCTTTCAAGGATATTCATGAATTTCTCATGAGTATGGAGGCACCGAAATATCCAAAACCGATTAATGAGAAACTGGCAGCGAGCGGGAACGAACTCTTTTCGCAAAACTGTGCCAGTTGCCATGGCACGTACGGTGCAGGTGGGAAGTATCCCAACAAAATTGTGCCACTGGAAAAAATTGGTACCGATCCACACCGACACCGTGGTTTGGAAGATCGCTATCGGCAGCATTATAACGAAACCTGGTTTGCCAAAGAATCGCCCACTGCATTTCCGGCAATCAAAACGGTGGGCTATCAGGCACCACCACTGGATGGAATCTGGGCCACCGCACCCTACTTTCACAATGGCAGCGTGCCCACGTTAATGGATGTGCTGGACAGCACCCAACGGCCGAAACGGTATACCCGCACCTTCCAGACGCGGGAAGAAGATTACGATTTCATGAAAGTAGGTTGGAAAACCACTCCAGTGGGGCCGGAAAAACCTGCCACCCCACGTGCGACCCGGCAGATTTACGATACCAGCTTACCCGGCAGATCGAACCAGGGCCACACGTTCGGCGACCACCTGACGGAACAAGAACGCCTGGCCGTGATTGAATATCTGAAAACTCTTTAA
- the pepT gene encoding peptidase T — protein sequence MSLDTPTLLERFLRYVQVDTEAKEGSPTYPSTPGQLDLGRMLVNELEEIGLQEVRQSDYGIVTATIPATVSHNAPTIAFIAHLDTSPETSGHGVKPIVHHNYNGEDIVLPGNPSQVIRVAESPDLLKCKGKTIITTDGTTLLGADNKAGVATITEAAAYLMRHPEIPHGPIRVVFTCDEEIGKGVVHVDPKELGCIVGYTLDGAAEGEVEGETFSADKALITFHGKNIHPALAKGKMINSIRMAGMFISKLPPELSPEATEDREGFVHPYVLEGGVALTKLHMLLRDFETPKLSQQADLLRSIASEVEAMYPGSRIDVDIHEQYRNMRDGMVGEPRAMAFAVEATKRAGLEVHQRAIRGGTDGSQLTAKGLPTPNLSTAEHNFHSPLEWTCLEEMQSAVRVIVELSQLWGAETIDE from the coding sequence ATGTCGCTTGATACCCCCACGTTACTGGAACGGTTTTTACGGTATGTTCAGGTGGATACGGAGGCCAAAGAAGGCTCTCCTACCTATCCCAGCACGCCCGGCCAACTCGACCTGGGGCGGATGTTGGTGAACGAACTCGAAGAAATCGGCCTGCAGGAAGTGCGTCAAAGCGACTATGGCATCGTCACCGCGACGATACCCGCCACCGTTTCGCATAATGCACCGACGATTGCATTTATTGCCCACCTGGATACCTCGCCGGAAACCAGTGGGCATGGTGTCAAGCCAATCGTGCACCACAATTACAATGGGGAAGATATTGTGCTGCCGGGCAACCCTTCCCAGGTGATTCGGGTGGCAGAATCGCCTGATTTGCTGAAATGCAAAGGGAAAACGATTATTACCACCGATGGCACCACGTTGCTGGGTGCGGACAACAAAGCGGGTGTGGCAACAATCACCGAAGCCGCCGCGTATTTGATGCGGCATCCGGAAATTCCCCACGGCCCAATCCGGGTGGTCTTTACCTGCGACGAAGAAATCGGCAAAGGTGTCGTGCACGTTGACCCGAAGGAACTGGGCTGCATCGTGGGCTATACGCTGGATGGTGCTGCGGAAGGTGAAGTGGAAGGGGAGACGTTTTCTGCGGATAAGGCACTGATCACCTTTCATGGGAAAAATATCCACCCCGCACTGGCGAAAGGCAAAATGATCAATTCCATTCGCATGGCTGGAATGTTCATCAGTAAATTGCCACCGGAGTTGTCGCCGGAAGCCACCGAAGACCGTGAAGGCTTTGTGCACCCCTATGTGCTGGAAGGTGGGGTGGCGTTGACCAAACTCCATATGCTGCTGCGGGATTTCGAAACGCCGAAATTATCGCAACAGGCAGACCTGCTGCGGAGCATCGCCAGCGAAGTCGAAGCGATGTATCCTGGGTCGAGAATTGATGTCGATATCCACGAACAATACCGAAATATGCGGGACGGCATGGTGGGTGAACCACGTGCGATGGCATTTGCCGTTGAAGCCACCAAACGGGCTGGGCTGGAAGTGCACCAGCGAGCCATCCGTGGGGGTACCGATGGTTCTCAACTGACAGCGAAAGGACTCCCCACGCCGAACCTGTCTACGGCTGAGCATAATTTTCACTCCCCACTGGAATGGACCTGCCTGGAAGAAATGCAGTCGGCCGTGCGGGTGATTGTGGAACTCAGCCAGCTCTGGGGTGCAGAAACGATTGATGAATAA